CTGGCCTGCCTGCGATGTGAACCGGCGCCTGGTGTAATAAGGGCAGACTTCCGGGTGTCGATGAAAGGCAGGTTAAACGAAAAACAGGTATTGTAGCCGGCTGATTGTTCAACACAAATCGTACCTCCCTGCAGCTCAACGAGTTGTTTGGAGATGGCCAGGCCCAGACCGGTGCCACCATATTTTTCCCTGATCTCCTGTTCCGCCTGTTTGTAATTTTTAAAGATCAGGTCCAGCTTATCATTGCTGATGCCGATGCCTGTATCACATACACGGAAGCGTACCCATACTTTATCGTCCTGCCAGCTTTCGGGGCTCACGCGGATGGAAATCTCCCCTTCCCGCGTAAACTTCTCTGCATTTCCTAACAGGTTCATGAGAATTTGGTTCAAAAGGGTATCATCTCCGACCAGGCGATTCTGGATCCGGGGATCGATGGTAGCAGAAATTTTTACAGGGCGCTGGCCCAGTTTGAGCTCAAAAGTGTGCCGGAGGGATTGTACCAGGGCCGTGAGATTAAATTCCCGCTGATTGACCTGGAACTCCCCCGCCTCGATCTTTGAGATATCGAGGATATCGGAAATAAGGCCGAGGAGAATATTGGAACTGTGTTTTAAAATATTGATATAGTCCTGCTGGCGGGCATCGAGGTTCGTTTCTTCGAGCAGGTGGGTCATACCAATGATGACGTTGAGGGGGGTACGGATCTCATGGCTCATGCTGGCCAGGAATTCCTTTTGTGCACCCCGGGCTTCCTCAGCCTGCTGCCTGGCCTGCTCAAGGGTAGCCTGCTGGAGTTGCCGGCGGGAAACATCGGTGACCTGCCACATACTGCCATTAAAAACTCCGTCGTGCCAGAGGGGGGTATAGTTGAGTTCGAAGATCCGGCCATCAGAAAACAGGAGTTCCTGTCCGAAGAAGGGATTTTTTTGTTTCAAAAGGTCTTCGACGGTATTGAGGAAAGCTTCGGGATTCCGGGCTCCGCGGGCCAGATGCCGGGCAATGGTGGCAAAGGGCATATCCGGAACCAAATCGATGTCATTTCCCGTATATTGTTGAAATACAGCATTTACCCATACCAATTGCTGCTCCGCATCGAGGAGTAAAATACCGGCATTAGTGTGCTGGAAATAGACGCTGATTGGCAGTGAAAATATATCCGGCGGTGAAATGCTTCGGGTAATGGGATGTTTTCTCGTACCTTTGATCCGGGCCATTGGTTATGAATGCAGGTGTACAGTGATGCGGATTTTATACAGCACGAATATAATAATTAATTAATTGGTTTTCACTAATCTAATCTGTACAATCCTGATATTCGGGCTACTGTGAAAAGGCTAATGTAGGAAATTTTTGCATTTGCAAATATTTGGTTACCTTTGCATCCCTCTAAAAGTGAGGATTTTATTATGAAACAACTCCGTCAATTTGAAATTGCCTTTGTGGGGCTCAAACCCGGAGAGCATACATTTGAATACCAAGTTACGGATAGTTTTTTTGAAAACTACGGGCCGCAGGACTTTAGCGATTGCAAAGCAACGGTAAAGCTTACTTTGGACAAGAAAAGTGATTTTTTCCTGTTAAAGTTTGAAATTGGCGGATCTGTAAGCGTAATTTGTGATCGTTGTGGGCAACCACTTAATCTTCAGCTCTGGGATGATTTTACCCAGGTGGTGAAGATGGTAGAGAATCCTGAGGAGATGGAAGGTGATGAGGATCCGGAAGTATCTTATATTTCGAGAACGGAATCGCACCTGAATGTCGGTGAATGGATTTATGAATTCATCAACCTGAGCATTCCTATGCAGAAGATACACCCGGATGTGGATGGCAAGAGCACATGTGATCCGAAGGTATTAGAGATGCTGGACCAGATGAACAAGCAATCTGGCGCTCAGGACAATCCAATTTGGAAAGACCTGGACAAATTCCGGAATAATTAAGCCGGTGATTTGAGGAAAAGATACTTATTGAAACATTAAACTAGGACAATTAAAAACTAAATACGATGCCAAATCCGAAACGCAGACATTCTCAGCAAAGATCAGCTAAGAGAAGGACGCATTACAAGGCCTTTGCGGATACTTTAAGCACAGATAGCGCAACTGGTGAAGTGCACCTGAGACATCGTGCTCACTGGGTAGAGAACAAACTGTACTACAGAGGAAAAGTTGTATTGGAAAAACAAAGCAGCGCTAAATAATTTTACTATTTTTACCCCGAGCAAAGACAAATTTAAACGTTCATGAGAATCGGGCTAGATATGATGGGCGGTGATTATGCCCCCGTCGAAGCAGTAAAAGGAGTAAAATTATTTTTAGATACTGTTGCAGCAGATGCACATCTGGTGCTGATTGGTGATGAGGCAGCTTTAGCGCCATTATTATCAGAAGCGCAGTTGGACCAATCAAAATATTCAGTTGTTCATTCATCTCAGGTAATTGGGATGAATGAACATCCTACCAAGGCGCTGAAGGAAAAGCAACATTCTTCTATCAGTATCGGGTTCCACCTGTTACAAAGCGGGAAGATTGATGCGTTTATCAGTGCAGGTAATACTGGCGCTATGATGGTTGGTACCTTCTATTCCATTAAGGCAATTGAAGGTGTTCAGCGACCAACAATATCTACACCTGTGCCAAGATTGGACGGCTCTATCGGGCTGTTACTCGACGTTGGTATCAATGCCGATTGTAAAGCTGAAAACCTGCTCCAATTTGCAATCCTTGGGTCTCTCTATTCCAAACATATCCTGAATATTGAAAATCCTACTGTAGGTCTGCTCAATATCGGAGAGGAGGAAGGTAAAGGTAATTTGCTGGCGCAAGCCACTTATCCTTTGCTGAAAGAACACAAAGAATTGAATTTCATTGGCAATGTGGAAGGTCGTGATGTACTGACCGGCAAGGCTGATGTCATTGTTTGTGAAGGTTTTACGGGAAATGTGATACTCAAGATGGCTGAGTCACTGCATGATATTGCAGTACAGCGGAATATTAATGATGAGTACATGGACCGTTTTAACTTCCAGAGCTATGGCGGTACTCCTGTATTAGGGGTATCTAAGCCTGTGATCATTGGTCATGGTATATCGAAAGATACTGCCTTTAAGAACATGATCGTGCTGGCCCAACAAATGATCGAAACGAAACTGCTGGAGAAGATCCGGGAGAGTTTTGTGAAATAATTTACATCCTATTAGAACTAAAAATTATTGATACCGGTCGTGAGGCCGGTATTTTTTTATTTTGGAGCTAACTAAAAAGTAAAATGGAGGCGCTGAGAATTGCGTAAAACCCATTTCGTCTCCATTATCCCCCGAGAGGAGGTACTCTTTTTAGTCAGCTCTATTTACTGTTTATTTGCTTCTATTGGCAACTTCACATAAAATGATGTACCCACTGTCAGCTGCGTCTCGAACCAGATCTCTCCCCTTGCCTGCTCCACAATATTCTTACACATCGCCAGACCTAAACCTGTTCCGGAATTCTTCGTCGTAAAGTTCGGCACAAAGATCTTTGACTGGATCTCCGGCGGTATACCATCCCCATTATCCGTCACACTCACCGTCACCCAACCCGGATCCAATTCTTCCATGTTAATAGTGATTAAGCCCTCTCTATCCTCTGGTATTGCCTGTATCGCATTCTGCAAAAGATTTGTAAACAAGCGGTTCATCTGTGTCTTGTCTGCAAACACATAAAATGCATGCCCCGGATGATTGAAAACGATCTGACTATGCTCATGACTTTGATACAACTCTTTCAATGAATGTAACACCTCGTTCAACATCAATACCTCGCTGTTCGCCTCCCCTATCCGCGCAAATGTCGAGAAATCAGATGCGATATTTGCCAGGTGCTCTATCTGCTCTACCAGTGTACGCGCTACATTGTGAGATAACTGTTTTACATTCGGCGCATCATTATCAATCGCCCGCTGCAAATACTGGATACTCAGTTTCATAGGTGTCAAAGGGTTCTTGATCTCATGCGCCACCTGTCTCGCCATCTCTCTCCACGCGCCTTCACGTTCGCTCTTCGCTAAGCGGGCGGCACTCACTTCCAGCTTCCGCACCATCTTATTATATTCCTTTACCAATGCTCCAATCTCATCATCCTTCTCCCATTCAATTTCATCATTCTGCTGCCCCAGGCTAACATGTCGCAAACGCTCTGTCACCAGGGAGAATGATTTCGTGATTGAATTCGTAATGAACAAGGCCAGTAAACCTGCTATCAAAAATATAAACGCATTGAAGTTGATCAGCGCCACCAGGAAGTTAGAGATCTGTTGATTTAACTCTGTCTGCGTAGCAAAATAAGGTACGTTCAGGTAAGCAAAGATCTCCCCGTTATTACGCAAAGGAGCATAGCCTGATAGATACCCCATCGAACCGATCTTCTCTTTCTGGATCCACTGTATCTTTTGCTGACGGCCCAGCTGCATATAAGCATCCGGATTTATTTTTCTTGACAACAAGCCTTTCTCCGTGATCAGTGGCTGCGTTGTCACCTGCAAATTACCATCCCTGTCATAAATATTAATATCCAGCGCCCGCTCATCTGCAATCTCCCCGATTGACTCCGATAAACTGGATTGGAAAATCGGATCATACAGGTCCTCCAGGTCATCGAACATCCGCTGGTTGGCAAAGACCTTCTCTACATCATGCGTTACCTCATTGATCGTATGACTTAAGCGCTCCTTATTCTCCCGTTCTGAACGATCTATAAAGAACAATACCGTGGTCAAACCCAGGATCACAAATGCAAATACTACGATGAAGATGATCGTACCTGTTACTTTTCTCCTGATATTAAAATTGACCAGTGATCTCAGGTTACTAATACGCATCCTCGCTTTCACCAACAGATCCAGGGCCCTGTAAATCGCAATGATCAGCAGGAACAAACAAAACATGTATGCAAAGAGCGTGATAAATTCTATAAAGCTCCTGATCTCTTTTGCTACAATCACCACTTTTTCTTTCGACGCCTTGTAATACATCAGCGAGTAACCACCCACCTTCCGTAAGGTCACTTCCTCATTCGGAACATCTGAATCATATAACTTAACGGGGAAAGCATAATCATTGTTATTGTTCACCAGCTGGCCCTTGTCATAGATAGCGTAAGAATAGGCAGCATTGGATTCCTTCTCCGGATCGTAGATATCACCAGACACCAGTAGTTCCGGATACAAACGCTGTGAGTTGATCACCACAGGCGTCAGCTCATACACCAGATAGCCGGCCTTCTCACCATTGCGATAAAAATCTTTCTGCCCTATATAACTGTAGTCATTAAATCCCCTGGTATTATAGTAGAGATCATTCCCGATCAGTTCTGACTCTACAATCATTTTCCGGCTCAGGCTATAGAATGAACTGGTGTCTCCACCATAGATCGGCATACCATTTTCATCGAAGGCATAGATATCCACTTTGAACCGGCCCAGGTATCCTTTGAAATACTTTTGTTTCAATTCATTCTCCAGTGTACTTTTCGGCATATTGCCGCCATTGTTCTGCTGGAAAAAGTATTGTAGCAACTCATCCTGTTCCATCTGCTTCGTTACATCTCTGAGCAGCATTTCGAGGTAGGGGTCTTTTTGCTTCGATAGTTCCCTCGCCATTCTCTCCCGCTGGCTTAGCTCCTTCTGATCATTGTAATATACCAGTACAGCAGATGTTGTGATCGTGAGCAAAAATAACCAGAACAGGAAAGGCACCGTCGCCAGGCTATTTTCAAACTTCACTGCCAGTACATCCAGCAGGATCACATAGATGATCAGCCATATTACCAGCGCGATGGAATAATAAATTTCAGGATTATGGATCCTGAACACTACCCAAACAACACCGACCATAGCCAGGAAAACATACTTGGTACGATGCCTGAAACTGGTCAGCTCATTGAGCAGTGAATTGACGATCTGTGAAAAGAAGAGAAAGCTAAATGCAATGAAACCTAATATGATGGCACCAATGATACTATATTCATTCAGACTGAAGGGGTTTGCAACGTCAAATGAAATACGGGAGTCGATCACAAGACTCTGAATCAGGTCTGATAAAAACTGCCCGACCACATACATCACATAGCTACTCAGAATGATCACCAGTCTTTGCTGCCATACGTTCTTCACGGGAGGCGCCTTGATGGACTTTACATGCTGTCTGAAGAACAGCAATAACCAGAAGGTCAACGATACGTTCAGCAAAAGGTCACCCAGGGAACGGAAGATCTCATCTTTCGCATAGATCAGCGGTGTAAAGATATTGAGCGTTCGCAGATTGAAGGGAAACGGATACAGGTAACTCAATAACCTGAATATGATGACAACGGCTGCCAGGAGGAGGAAGCCGTTCAGGGCACTCTTTTGCCTTGCCACCGTAGCGGCAAACAGGTTGATGAATATCAGCACACAGATACAGCCCATGACCCTGAGAATGACACTCAGCAGATTAGGGGGCTTTGTATCCATGGTTCTGTCATAATTCAGGTAAAAGAGGATCAGGTTCTGGCCGTTGAGCACCGGTATACCCGGGGCTTTGACATTGATGCTGTATTCCCGGCCCAGTGCTGGCTTGTCGTAGAAGTGATTGACGAGATAGTTATTAGAAAAACTATACTCCATCATAATTGGGATGACACCCACCATAAAACGTTCATGCCCTGCTTCAGGACTCAACACCCGCCGGCACAGCACTTCATAGTATCCGTTCTTTAGTTTTACGAAGTGGTTTCCATCTACCAGTGGTACCTGCCATTCTTCGGGCATGACCATATTGGTACTCCAGAATACCAGCCAGCGGCCTGCCTCGCTGCTATCGTAGGCAAATACATAAAAGTCTTTCGTATCCAGACTCTTTATTTCCTTCTCGTTATAGTTTCTTGAAAAAAGGTGGTTCAGCAGGAACTGGTCTTTGATTATTCTTTCAAAGGATGTTTCCCGCTGAGAGATACTTTTTTCCAGGCTACGCTTCACTCCCATGGGAGAGGAATAGTAAGACCAGTAGTTACTGAACAGGAAGGAAAAGGTAAACAGCCAGGCTGCTACGATCAGCAAGTAGCCGTGCCGGATGAAGAAAAGCCTTATTTCTTTAATGTCTAACATTTTTTCGCTTCGTTCCAGAGTTCATCCATTTCCCCCAGCGTCATTTCATCTAAAGATTTGCCTTTTTCGGCCGCTTTCTTTTCGATGTACTGGAAGCGGCTGATGAATTTCTTATTGGTGCGTTCCAGTGCATTTTCGGCATCTATTTTCAGGAACCGGGAGTAATTGACCAGGGAAAAGAGTACATCTCCAAATTCGTCTTCTATTTTGTCGGGATTGCCCGCCGTCACTACTTCCTGCAATTCCTGCACTTCTTCTTTTACTTTTTCCCATACCTGTTCCGTATTATCCCATTCAAAACCGACAGTTTTGGCTTTGGATTGCAGGCGCATGGCTTTTACCAATGCAGGCAGGGATTGCGGTACGCCACTGAGAACGGAGGTTTTGCCTTCTTTCAGTTTCAGCTTTTCCCAGTTTTGTTTTACCGTCTCTTCATCTTCAGCTTTTACATCGCCATAGATGTGCG
This window of the Chitinophaga sancti genome carries:
- a CDS encoding ATP-binding protein gives rise to the protein MARIKGTRKHPITRSISPPDIFSLPISVYFQHTNAGILLLDAEQQLVWVNAVFQQYTGNDIDLVPDMPFATIARHLARGARNPEAFLNTVEDLLKQKNPFFGQELLFSDGRIFELNYTPLWHDGVFNGSMWQVTDVSRRQLQQATLEQARQQAEEARGAQKEFLASMSHEIRTPLNVIIGMTHLLEETNLDARQQDYINILKHSSNILLGLISDILDISKIEAGEFQVNQREFNLTALVQSLRHTFELKLGQRPVKISATIDPRIQNRLVGDDTLLNQILMNLLGNAEKFTREGEISIRVSPESWQDDKVWVRFRVCDTGIGISNDKLDLIFKNYKQAEQEIREKYGGTGLGLAISKQLVELQGGTICVEQSAGYNTCFSFNLPFIDTRKSALITPGAGSHRRQASFSGSSVLVIEDNAMNLRYINSLLEKYNVQHQLATNGPDALYFLNSRQYDLVLIDIRIPGLNGLELAEMIREDENKPNVATPLVATTALAMESTFTQARQAGITDILTKPYTPDQLLQVLNKYLNEDETELIMEETNNISGFEFHKDLDVKYLNTLYENNISYAADLFEIFLKTIREELVKIQALVDARDWEQLKFQVHKLKPNFSMVGLTWISARMQNLENTLTTNTSLPPEEVDALFANISEEVEKFYPIIEAEYDRMKIYQ
- a CDS encoding YceD family protein, giving the protein MKQLRQFEIAFVGLKPGEHTFEYQVTDSFFENYGPQDFSDCKATVKLTLDKKSDFFLLKFEIGGSVSVICDRCGQPLNLQLWDDFTQVVKMVENPEEMEGDEDPEVSYISRTESHLNVGEWIYEFINLSIPMQKIHPDVDGKSTCDPKVLEMLDQMNKQSGAQDNPIWKDLDKFRNN
- the rpmF gene encoding 50S ribosomal protein L32, giving the protein MPNPKRRHSQQRSAKRRTHYKAFADTLSTDSATGEVHLRHRAHWVENKLYYRGKVVLEKQSSAK
- the plsX gene encoding phosphate acyltransferase PlsX, with the protein product MRIGLDMMGGDYAPVEAVKGVKLFLDTVAADAHLVLIGDEAALAPLLSEAQLDQSKYSVVHSSQVIGMNEHPTKALKEKQHSSISIGFHLLQSGKIDAFISAGNTGAMMVGTFYSIKAIEGVQRPTISTPVPRLDGSIGLLLDVGINADCKAENLLQFAILGSLYSKHILNIENPTVGLLNIGEEEGKGNLLAQATYPLLKEHKELNFIGNVEGRDVLTGKADVIVCEGFTGNVILKMAESLHDIAVQRNINDEYMDRFNFQSYGGTPVLGVSKPVIIGHGISKDTAFKNMIVLAQQMIETKLLEKIRESFVK
- a CDS encoding sensor histidine kinase is translated as MLDIKEIRLFFIRHGYLLIVAAWLFTFSFLFSNYWSYYSSPMGVKRSLEKSISQRETSFERIIKDQFLLNHLFSRNYNEKEIKSLDTKDFYVFAYDSSEAGRWLVFWSTNMVMPEEWQVPLVDGNHFVKLKNGYYEVLCRRVLSPEAGHERFMVGVIPIMMEYSFSNNYLVNHFYDKPALGREYSINVKAPGIPVLNGQNLILFYLNYDRTMDTKPPNLLSVILRVMGCICVLIFINLFAATVARQKSALNGFLLLAAVVIIFRLLSYLYPFPFNLRTLNIFTPLIYAKDEIFRSLGDLLLNVSLTFWLLLFFRQHVKSIKAPPVKNVWQQRLVIILSSYVMYVVGQFLSDLIQSLVIDSRISFDVANPFSLNEYSIIGAIILGFIAFSFLFFSQIVNSLLNELTSFRHRTKYVFLAMVGVVWVVFRIHNPEIYYSIALVIWLIIYVILLDVLAVKFENSLATVPFLFWLFLLTITTSAVLVYYNDQKELSQRERMARELSKQKDPYLEMLLRDVTKQMEQDELLQYFFQQNNGGNMPKSTLENELKQKYFKGYLGRFKVDIYAFDENGMPIYGGDTSSFYSLSRKMIVESELIGNDLYYNTRGFNDYSYIGQKDFYRNGEKAGYLVYELTPVVINSQRLYPELLVSGDIYDPEKESNAAYSYAIYDKGQLVNNNNDYAFPVKLYDSDVPNEEVTLRKVGGYSLMYYKASKEKVVIVAKEIRSFIEFITLFAYMFCLFLLIIAIYRALDLLVKARMRISNLRSLVNFNIRRKVTGTIIFIVVFAFVILGLTTVLFFIDRSERENKERLSHTINEVTHDVEKVFANQRMFDDLEDLYDPIFQSSLSESIGEIADERALDINIYDRDGNLQVTTQPLITEKGLLSRKINPDAYMQLGRQQKIQWIQKEKIGSMGYLSGYAPLRNNGEIFAYLNVPYFATQTELNQQISNFLVALINFNAFIFLIAGLLALFITNSITKSFSLVTERLRHVSLGQQNDEIEWEKDDEIGALVKEYNKMVRKLEVSAARLAKSEREGAWREMARQVAHEIKNPLTPMKLSIQYLQRAIDNDAPNVKQLSHNVARTLVEQIEHLANIASDFSTFARIGEANSEVLMLNEVLHSLKELYQSHEHSQIVFNHPGHAFYVFADKTQMNRLFTNLLQNAIQAIPEDREGLITINMEELDPGWVTVSVTDNGDGIPPEIQSKIFVPNFTTKNSGTGLGLAMCKNIVEQARGEIWFETQLTVGTSFYVKLPIEANKQ
- the mazG gene encoding nucleoside triphosphate pyrophosphohydrolase; translated protein: MENNAAFERLLSIMDDLREKCPWDRKQTIHTLRQQSIEELYELADAITTSDWKSIKEELGDLLLHIVFYAKIGSEQGQFTITDVINGICEKLISRHPHIYGDVKAEDEETVKQNWEKLKLKEGKTSVLSGVPQSLPALVKAMRLQSKAKTVGFEWDNTEQVWEKVKEEVQELQEVVTAGNPDKIEDEFGDVLFSLVNYSRFLKIDAENALERTNKKFISRFQYIEKKAAEKGKSLDEMTLGEMDELWNEAKKC